The genomic stretch CGCCAGCAGGAGGAGGAACAGCGCGCCCGCGATCAGGATCGTCTCCGGGCTGGCCGAGACCGACTCCCCGGGGAGCCCCGCGAGGAAGCCGTTGACCGTGTCCGAACGCCCGAGGAAGGCGAGCCCGCACAGCGCCAGGACCAGCGCCGGTTCCGCCATGGCGGACACCGAAGCCTCCCGGCTCGATCCCAGCCCGCCGAACGCGCTCCCGGTGTCGAGCCCGGCGAGCGTCTGGAAGAAGCGCGGAAGCGCCATCAGGTAGACGTACAGGATGAAATGCATCGGGAGCAGGACCTCCCGGGAGGAAAGCGGAGTGGCCGCCGCCAGGACGAGAGTGCTCCCGAGGACGAGCGGCGCGGACAGGTCGAACACCCAGGACGCCGTCCGGCTCCGCACGATCCCCCGCCGGAACAGCTTCCGCAGGTCAAGGTACGGCTGCCAGACCGGAGCGCCCCGCCGCAGCGACAGGAACATCTTCGTCTTGCGGATGATCCCCGCGACCAGCGGCGCCAGCGCGACGAAGAGGAGCAGGTCGATCGGCGGATTCACCTTGCGCTCCCCCCCTAACGGAACAGCACCAGCAGGATGACGACGGTGCCGAGGATGTACGCGAGATACACGTGGATGTAGCCGGTGTGCAGGCGGCGCGCGAGGAACGCCAGCCGCAGGAACATCCGGTAGACCGGCAGGTAGAGTCCGTTCTCGAGCAGGTCCCCGATGTGCGTCTCGAAATGCATGCCGAGGAGGAAGCGCCCCGAGAGCCGCTCCTCGCGCACGGAGCGGGGGCGCAGGATCCCGCGGAAGACATGGATGACCGGTTCGGCGAAGGACGACGCCGTGTACTGCATCCGGGGGGTGGCATACGAGAAGCCGCAGGACCAGGTCTCGTACGCGCGCACCCCGTTCCGGCGCAGCAGCGCGCGGCGCAGGAGGACGAGGAGCCCGATGGCGGCGGCGAGCGCGGCGGCGACGGTCAGCGGCCCGCCGATTCCCTCGTGGAGCGGCCGGGCCGGCTCCGCCGCCGGGAACGGAGCCAGCTCCATGAGAAAGTCCATCACGGCCGACGGATGGATCCCGAGCGCGATGCACGTCAGGGCGAGGACGCCCATCGGCAGCGCCATCGGCCACCCCGGGTCGCGCGCCTCCGAGGCCGCCGGGCTGCGCGGGTTGCCGAGGAACACCGTGCCGACGACCTTCACGAAGCAGACGAACGCGAGTCCCCCTATCAGCGCGAGCCCCGCCATGGCGGCGATCAGCAGCCCCGGCTGGACCCCTTCCTTCCCCGCGGCGTCCCACAGCCCCCGGAAGATCGCGAACTCGCTCGCGAAGCCGTTCATCGGGGGAACGGCGGAGATGGCGAGGCTGCCCAGCAGGAACGCCAGCCCCGTCCGCGGCATCCCGCGCATCAGGCCGCCCATCCGCTCGATGTTCTTGGTACGGGTCCCCTGGTACACGGCGCCCGCGCCGAGGAAGAGGAGCCCCTTGAACAGCGCGTGGTTCAGCACGTGGAAGAGGCCGCCGGCCAGCAGCAGGCGCGCCGGCCCCGGGCGGGAGGCGGCCAGGGAAAGGGACGCCGCGCCGACGCCGAGAAGGATGATCCCGATGTTCTCGACGCTGTGGAACGCCAGCAGCCGCTTCAGGTCGTGCTGCGCGATCGCGTAGAGGACGCCGAAGAATCCGGAAAGCAGGGCGAAGGCGATGACGATCGTCCCGAAGGCGGGCGGGGGGGACGGAAGCAGGTAGAAGAGGAACCGGACGATCCCGTATACGCCCATCTTGATCATCACGCCGGACATGACCGCGGAAACGGGGGAGGGCGCCTCCGGGTGGGCGTAGGGGAGCCAGATGTGGAACGGGAACATGCCGGCCTTCGTGCCGAATCCGACCAGCGCGAATCCGAAGACAGCGGCCAGCGCCGACGGGCTGCCGACGGGAACGGCCGCGAAGCCGCGGAAGGAATAGGAGCCGGAGTACCCCGCGAGCAGCAGGAAGGCCAGGAGGATCCCCGCCGTGCCGATATGGGTCGCGATCAGGTAGATCAGACCCGCGCGGCGCGACTCCGCGCGGTCGTGCTCGAAGACGACGAGGAAATAGGACGCCAGCCCCATCCCCTCCCACGCGAGCAGGAAGGTGAGCATGTCCCCGGCCGATACGACAATGGCCATCGACAGCAGGAGGAGATTGAAGAACAGCGGCGCGGCCCGTCCCCGCCGGCGCCCGTCGTATTCGCGCATGTACCCGACGGCGTACACGGAGGAAAGGAACCCGACGAGGAACACGACGGAGAGGAAGAACGCCGACAGCCCGTCGATGCAGAGCTCCGACGCGACCCACGGGACGGGCGACGGCACGGGGATGCGCACCGGTCCCTGCGGGAAGAATCCGCCGAACAGGAAGACGAGGCCGAGGAGCGAGGCGAAGGCGCCGCCTCCGAAGCCCGCGGCCCGGGAGCGCCCCGGATCCGGAATGCAGAGCGCCGCGATCCCCGATGCCAGCCACGCCCCCGAGACGATGTAAAGGGCCGCCGACGGCGTCATCCGGTAGTCTCCGGGATCACCGATTTCTCCAGTCGGGCAAGCTCGGAATGGATTTCTGCGCGGAGGGGAACCGAATGCAGCAGCGCCGAAAGCGACTCCTCCCGCAGGAGCCGGACCAGACGGGACAGCGTCCGGAGATGCTCCTGCAGGCTGTTCAGCAGGAGGAGGAACAGGATCGAGACCTTCTCTCCGTCCACATACCCGAAATCCACCGGGCGCTCGAGGAAAAAGAGGCCGACGCAGGACGGGATCTCCACGCGCGGCGACCGGAGCGGCACGATCGGATGGGGGACGGCGATC from Thermodesulfobacteriota bacterium encodes the following:
- a CDS encoding proton-conducting transporter membrane subunit; translation: MTPSAALYIVSGAWLASGIAALCIPDPGRSRAAGFGGGAFASLLGLVFLFGGFFPQGPVRIPVPSPVPWVASELCIDGLSAFFLSVVFLVGFLSSVYAVGYMREYDGRRRGRAAPLFFNLLLLSMAIVVSAGDMLTFLLAWEGMGLASYFLVVFEHDRAESRRAGLIYLIATHIGTAGILLAFLLLAGYSGSYSFRGFAAVPVGSPSALAAVFGFALVGFGTKAGMFPFHIWLPYAHPEAPSPVSAVMSGVMIKMGVYGIVRFLFYLLPSPPPAFGTIVIAFALLSGFFGVLYAIAQHDLKRLLAFHSVENIGIILLGVGAASLSLAASRPGPARLLLAGGLFHVLNHALFKGLLFLGAGAVYQGTRTKNIERMGGLMRGMPRTGLAFLLGSLAISAVPPMNGFASEFAIFRGLWDAAGKEGVQPGLLIAAMAGLALIGGLAFVCFVKVVGTVFLGNPRSPAASEARDPGWPMALPMGVLALTCIALGIHPSAVMDFLMELAPFPAAEPARPLHEGIGGPLTVAAALAAAIGLLVLLRRALLRRNGVRAYETWSCGFSYATPRMQYTASSFAEPVIHVFRGILRPRSVREERLSGRFLLGMHFETHIGDLLENGLYLPVYRMFLRLAFLARRLHTGYIHVYLAYILGTVVILLVLFR
- a CDS encoding NADH-quinone oxidoreductase subunit H, with product MNPPIDLLLFVALAPLVAGIIRKTKMFLSLRRGAPVWQPYLDLRKLFRRGIVRSRTASWVFDLSAPLVLGSTLVLAAATPLSSREVLLPMHFILYVYLMALPRFFQTLAGLDTGSAFGGLGSSREASVSAMAEPALVLALCGLAFLGRSDTVNGFLAGLPGESVSASPETILIAGALFLLLLA